CGGAAAGACCAGATCCTGCAATTCGAGTTTATCCGGCTCGTCGGGCCGCACCAGTTTGGGTAACAGCAGGCAGGCAATGATCATCGTCAGCGGGTATTCGGAAACGTAGGTGAAGACCAGCGGAGCAAACAGGGCATTGAACAGACCGCCCAGCACGCCGCCGACCGACATGGTCAGATAGAAATTGGTGAGGTAGCGGGTATTCTTGGGTCGCAGGCGAGCCAGTTCGCAGTGACAGCAGAGCGAAGTGATGAAGAATACGGCCAGGTGGATGGCGATGGTTCCCAGGAAGCTTTCCGGCTTCTGAGCAAACAGAATGAAGAACATCAGGAGGATCATCACCGGCGCAAACAGCGTGATGAGCGTGTAGAACCAGGTGGGAAGTCGATTGAAGGCAATGATGAAGGTGATCAGATACAAAGCCAGTGGAATCACCCAGAGCAGCGGCAGAGAAGCGATGTCGGTCGTGATGAAGGTCGTCACGCCGCACATCAGGCTGGAGGGGACGAAGGAGAGGCCGAGCCAGCGCAGCCGGATCAGCCAGGTGGGACTCTGGCCGTCGCTGGCCTCCGAAGCGAGGCTGGAAACCTTGGGTTTGCTGGCGTATTTGGCTTTTTCTTCGAGGGTCACTTTGGCCGATTTTACCGCCCAGCCGCAGCAGAAGATCAGCCCCACCAGACAGACGTAACCGATTGCCCAGACATACGCTTGCTGTACGACGGTGAGATAAGGTTCGACGACAAACGGGTAGCCGACCAGAGCCAGGAGGCTGCCGAAATTGCTGGCCCCGTAAAGAAAGTAAGGATCGCGGGCGGAAGGATGACCGGTTTCGGTGAACCATTTCTGCAGCAGTGGGGCACTCGTGGAAAGTACTAGAAACGGCAGTGCCACCGCGGTCGAGAGCACCACAATCACATTGAAGAAGGGGATTTCATCTCCCTTGGGGGCAAGCGATTTGATGATCGGGATCGGGCTGTGTTTGTCGGAGATAATGGCCCCGAGCAGCATGGCGCCGATGGCGAGAACCAATACCGTATAGTGGAGCCCCACCTGACTCTTGAAAGGCCGGTCTTTCGTCAACTTGTGAGCGTAGAGATAACCCAGTAGCAGCAGGGCCTGAAAGAACACCATGCAAGTGTTCCAGACCGCCGGGGTACCGCCCAACAGCGGCAGCGTCATCTTGGCGACCATCGGTTGAACTAGGAAAAGGAGCGTGGCGCTCAGAAACATCGTCACAGCAAAGAGTAACGGCACAATACGACTCGCAAGTATGAGAAATTCTGAGAGAATCCGAACGGCGGTGCGAAACGGTATCCTATTCAAAACCTCGGACAGGGGCACGAAGTTTCGAAGGGCTTTTTCGCGCGATTTTTGGACCTCTGGACTGGCCGGTTCTGAGGGAGTGCGATCCTCGTCGGGATTAAACCCAATCGAGGTCGAGCTACCGGGGAGAATTCTCTTTGGGTGAAAACCCCAGAAGTCCTACGGCCCATATTTTGAATCCGATCTTCGACTTGTCCTGAATAATCCGTTCGTTCGCATCAATCCTTAAGGCAGGATTAATCGTCTCATTTTGACAGGGGAAATCGCCCATTTGTCTTGACTGATTAGAAAACATAGAGAGAATGGTGTGTCTGATGACTAAAGGGATTTCCCGGATTAGGGGAAATGCTTGGTTTATTGCTTGGAGTGGCTTTAATTCAATTTCGCTGATCGCCTGAATTGTAATTGCCCGAAAGGGATAAGCTGCTAGCTACGACGATCATATCCGGCAAGGCCAACACCGCCTGTCCGGAGCTTACAACTTGAGGCTCAAAATGGCTCAGAATCGCTTGAAGAAATTCGTTAAATCGTTCCTTCCTTTGAATTTGCTGGAGCCGGCATCGAAGAAGCATGTCTCGAAGAAGCGGTCTCGACTGAATTTGTTGTCCTTGGAAGATCGTCTGGTGCCCACCGGTAGCTGGTCCTTTGTGAAGAACCCGGTACCAGACGGAGATGCCGCTCAGACGGCCATTATCCTCTCCAACGGTTCTGTTTTAGTCAAAGGGGGTGGCGACAGTGCTACTACAGCGTATTACGAACTGACCCCCGATAATACGGGAAGTTACATCAATGGAACGTGGTCGGTAGTCGGATCGATGAACGATCCCCGGCTTTTCGCTTCTTCAGTGGTATTGCAGAATTCTCAGGTTCTGACGGTCGGGGGAGAGTATCCGGACTTTCAGAATACTGCGGAAGTCTTTAATCCCGTCACCCAATCCTGGACATTGGTACCCAGCGTACCCACCCCGGATGGCGGTTTCGGCGATGA
The genomic region above belongs to Telmatocola sphagniphila and contains:
- a CDS encoding spermidine synthase, with translation MPLLFAVTMFLSATLLFLVQPMVAKMTLPLLGGTPAVWNTCMVFFQALLLLGYLYAHKLTKDRPFKSQVGLHYTVLVLAIGAMLLGAIISDKHSPIPIIKSLAPKGDEIPFFNVIVVLSTAVALPFLVLSTSAPLLQKWFTETGHPSARDPYFLYGASNFGSLLALVGYPFVVEPYLTVVQQAYVWAIGYVCLVGLIFCCGWAVKSAKVTLEEKAKYASKPKVSSLASEASDGQSPTWLIRLRWLGLSFVPSSLMCGVTTFITTDIASLPLLWVIPLALYLITFIIAFNRLPTWFYTLITLFAPVMILLMFFILFAQKPESFLGTIAIHLAVFFITSLCCHCELARLRPKNTRYLTNFYLTMSVGGVLGGLFNALFAPLVFTYVSEYPLTMIIACLLLPKLVRPDEPDKLELQDLVFPIALFGATLMAFEYFYDNTLLRRSWFVKQWLFETADGNVKDYSRMARSILFYGFPIMACYLFVERPIRFGLALMGVWLAFSLFETRKDARLVKESGLPPTVLTRSFFGTLKVEVSTGEPEYIRLVHGTTLHGKQFRDDNLWLGWAAPTVLIASPWEAAVHMAGLLPELDPRELRPLTYYHRTGPVGFIMKALRERQKADPNTNTDMACIGLGTGSLSAYSQPGQNITFFEIDPIVRRLVEPGQYFNYVLKAKERGANVEFQMGDARLTLERLERKFAVMFVDAFSSDSIPVHLLTKQALEIYFDHLREDGLLAVHISNRYLDLEPVVKKLAEALGVECRIMHDGEDAPGKTGSSWILLTRKLEYMGPVILDTQRPNGEHIWEPLDMNKRNVSVWTDDYSPVIPILKMSLKLWGK